A single genomic interval of Dehalococcoidia bacterium harbors:
- the efp gene encoding elongation factor P, translating to MIDTGDLRKGLTIEIDGNLYTVVDWEHNKMGRGGAKVRLKLRDIRAGHIFERTYDAGAKFARARVERQNAQYLYNDGDLFYFMNTDTYEQIPMSKDRVGDLALYLKENENCQLLTYGDEAISVELPAAVVLEVVDTEPGIKGDTAQGATKPAKLETGLTVNVPLFINVGDKVKIDTRTGAYLERA from the coding sequence ATGATAGACACCGGTGACCTGAGAAAGGGGCTGACCATCGAGATAGATGGCAACCTCTACACCGTCGTCGATTGGGAGCACAACAAGATGGGCCGCGGCGGCGCAAAGGTGCGGCTCAAGCTGCGCGACATCCGCGCCGGCCATATCTTCGAACGCACATACGACGCCGGCGCCAAGTTCGCCCGCGCCCGCGTAGAGCGCCAGAACGCCCAGTACCTCTACAACGACGGCGACCTCTTCTACTTCATGAACACCGACACCTACGAACAGATCCCGATGAGTAAGGACCGCGTCGGCGACCTCGCTCTCTACCTGAAGGAGAACGAGAACTGCCAACTGCTCACCTACGGCGACGAGGCCATAAGCGTCGAGCTTCCCGCCGCCGTCGTGCTCGAGGTCGTCGATACGGAGCCGGGCATCAAGGGCGATACCGCGCAGGGCGCCACTAAGCCCGCCAAGCTGGAGACGGGTCTCACCGTCAACGTGCCGTTGTTCATCAACGTCGGCGACAAGGTCAAGATCGACACCCGGACCGGCGCTTACCTCGAGCGCGCCTGA
- a CDS encoding metalloregulator ArsR/SmtB family transcription factor produces the protein MEEVFRALADQTRRELLDRLFRKDGQSLTELEAGLGMTRFGVMKHLRLLEQAGLVVTRKVGRQRLHYLNPVPIRQIHDRWINKYTEFWAGALVELKTGLENEMEATKPRQVYQLFIKTLPERLWQAITSGEFTKQYFYGTSVASSLRPGESFEYWRDGTLMVEGRVLEAEPPRRLVHTWRSLYDPELAADRPSRVTWEITEETPGVCRLTVTHDDFDSETATYRNVAGGWMWVLSGLKSVLETGEPLAPGS, from the coding sequence ATGGAGGAGGTCTTCAGAGCGCTCGCCGACCAGACCCGCCGCGAGTTACTCGACCGCCTCTTCCGTAAGGACGGGCAGAGTCTTACAGAGCTCGAAGCGGGCCTGGGCATGACCCGCTTTGGCGTGATGAAGCACCTGCGGCTCCTGGAACAGGCCGGGCTGGTGGTGACGCGAAAGGTAGGAAGGCAGCGGCTGCACTACCTGAACCCGGTGCCAATCCGGCAGATCCACGACCGCTGGATCAACAAGTACACCGAGTTCTGGGCCGGCGCCCTCGTCGAACTCAAGACTGGACTGGAGAACGAGATGGAAGCGACGAAGCCGCGTCAGGTATATCAGCTATTCATCAAGACCCTGCCCGAACGGCTCTGGCAGGCCATCACCAGCGGCGAGTTCACGAAGCAGTACTTCTACGGCACCAGCGTCGCCTCCAGCCTGCGCCCGGGCGAGAGCTTCGAGTACTGGCGCGACGGCACTCTCATGGTCGAAGGCCGCGTCCTCGAGGCTGAACCTCCACGGCGCCTCGTCCACACCTGGCGCTCGCTCTACGACCCTGAGCTCGCCGCCGACCGGCCAAGCCGCGTCACCTGGGAGATCACGGAGGAGACGCCGGGCGTCTGCCGCCTCACCGTCACACACGACGACTTCGATTCCGAGACGGCTACTTACCGGAACGTCGCCGGGGGATGGATGTGGGTGCTCAGCGGCCTCAAGTCTGTGCTGGAGACGGGCGAACCGCTGGCGCCAGGGAGCTGA
- the ndhC gene encoding NADH-quinone oxidoreductase subunit A has translation MQALFDNYLAVLMAAGIGCMLVVTAIIGAKVLAPYAPSRGKGTPYECGMLPIGSVRAQINVRYYVYAILFLIFDVEAVFLFPWALSLVGVGETALYSMLVFILILGAGLAYAWKKGALEWK, from the coding sequence ATGCAGGCCCTCTTCGACAACTACCTCGCTGTGCTGATGGCCGCAGGCATCGGCTGCATGCTCGTAGTGACCGCGATCATCGGCGCCAAGGTACTCGCCCCCTACGCTCCCAGCCGGGGCAAAGGCACCCCCTACGAGTGCGGCATGCTGCCGATCGGCAGTGTCCGCGCCCAGATCAACGTCCGCTACTACGTCTACGCTATCCTCTTCCTCATCTTCGACGTCGAAGCGGTGTTTCTCTTCCCCTGGGCGCTCTCGCTCGTCGGTGTTGGTGAGACTGCTCTCTACTCGATGCTCGTCTTCATTCTGATTCTGGGCGCCGGCCTGGCCTACGCCTGGAAGAAGGGTGCGCTGGAATGGAAGTAG
- a CDS encoding DNA-3-methyladenine glycosylase I, whose translation MAEHAHGAPPQIRPQRLADYLEVMSKAVFQSGISWAVIEKKWAGTREAFHGFDPGRLADLTPDDVDALLRDSRIIRNRRKVEGIVHNARALMDIEAGRGFRDYLRSFEDYEALASDMKRRFKFLGDMGVYYFLWVVSEPVPDYEEWRRRHGIREMPPRKR comes from the coding sequence ATGGCCGAGCACGCGCACGGCGCGCCACCCCAGATCAGGCCCCAGCGCCTGGCCGACTACCTGGAGGTCATGTCAAAGGCAGTCTTCCAGAGCGGCATCAGCTGGGCGGTGATCGAGAAGAAGTGGGCCGGGACACGCGAGGCCTTCCACGGCTTTGACCCCGGGCGCCTCGCCGACCTTACGCCTGACGACGTCGACGCCCTGCTCCGGGACAGCCGCATCATCAGGAACCGGCGCAAGGTAGAGGGCATCGTCCACAACGCCCGCGCCCTCATGGACATCGAAGCCGGCAGGGGCTTCCGCGACTACCTGCGGTCCTTCGAAGACTATGAGGCGCTGGCGTCCGACATGAAGAGGCGCTTCAAGTTCCTCGGCGACATGGGTGTCTACTACTTCCTCTGGGTCGTGTCGGAGCCCGTGCCCGACTACGAAGAATGGCGCCGCCGCCACGGCATCCGTGAGATGCCGCCACGCAAGCGCTGA
- a CDS encoding PLP-dependent aminotransferase family protein, with translation MVAQSRPIRIGQFEYDIILERGPGSAPVYRQIADALRERIVSGQIATGTRLPPERRLAAQLGVNRSTIVTAYDELVSANLVNGRVGDGTVVTFQAEQRGAGSGRSIPWHQLFANGSADLSPWIREILRIALRSDVIPFAASEPSPDLFPMEEVEAIAHGVLRDAGGDCLRYSPTEGIQPLREAIAERMRRRGARVSAANVIITAGAQQALDLLGRCFLDPGSEAAVESPTFVGAIQAFRNRAARVVGVPVDEHGLRIEAVDDLLHRRRVKLLFVTPNFSNPTGAVLSEERRSRLVEITRRHQVPVIEDNVYGDTWLDSPPPASLIERPGSEHVIHVGSLSKALFAGLRIGWVVAQAPVVERMALHKQVADLFSGSFAQWLALGIFQSGLYDRHIERVRTVYRERRDQLIAALLREGRGAIVPNRPTGGSFLWCHLNDGLGSRDLLTQAAVQGVTFVPGDVFSVEGEEQSSLRLGFSLLNRQGIEEGARRLSSAINALRQRRKEETQAIAQPLV, from the coding sequence ATGGTTGCTCAAAGCCGTCCAATTCGCATAGGTCAGTTCGAGTACGACATCATCCTCGAGAGAGGGCCCGGTTCCGCCCCAGTCTATCGTCAGATCGCTGACGCCCTTCGGGAGAGGATTGTGTCGGGGCAGATCGCCACCGGGACCCGGCTGCCGCCGGAGAGGCGTCTTGCGGCTCAGCTCGGCGTCAACCGCTCGACCATTGTGACTGCCTATGACGAACTGGTGTCGGCGAACCTCGTCAACGGCCGTGTCGGCGACGGCACAGTCGTGACTTTCCAGGCAGAGCAAAGGGGTGCCGGAAGCGGGCGCTCGATACCATGGCACCAGCTTTTCGCCAACGGCTCCGCCGACCTCTCACCCTGGATCCGCGAAATCCTGCGAATCGCGCTGCGCAGCGACGTCATCCCTTTTGCCGCTAGCGAGCCTTCGCCCGATCTGTTCCCGATGGAGGAGGTGGAGGCGATCGCACACGGGGTGCTACGGGACGCGGGCGGCGATTGTCTCCGCTATTCACCCACCGAAGGCATTCAGCCCCTACGAGAGGCAATCGCCGAACGCATGCGACGGAGGGGCGCCCGCGTCAGCGCCGCTAACGTGATCATCACAGCCGGGGCACAGCAGGCGCTCGATCTCCTCGGGCGCTGCTTCCTCGATCCCGGGTCCGAGGCGGCGGTGGAGTCGCCGACGTTCGTCGGCGCGATCCAAGCCTTCCGTAACCGCGCAGCCCGGGTCGTGGGAGTCCCGGTCGACGAGCACGGCCTGCGTATTGAAGCCGTCGACGACTTGCTGCACAGACGCCGGGTGAAGCTCCTGTTCGTGACACCGAACTTCAGCAATCCGACCGGCGCCGTTCTGAGTGAGGAGCGAAGGAGCCGTCTAGTGGAGATCACGCGCCGGCATCAGGTCCCGGTGATCGAGGACAACGTGTACGGCGACACCTGGCTGGACAGCCCGCCGCCGGCTTCGCTGATCGAGCGGCCGGGCAGTGAGCATGTGATCCACGTCGGAAGCCTCTCTAAGGCGCTCTTTGCCGGACTCCGGATCGGCTGGGTCGTGGCCCAGGCGCCCGTTGTCGAACGCATGGCCTTGCACAAGCAGGTCGCGGACCTTTTCTCCGGAAGCTTCGCGCAGTGGTTAGCGCTCGGCATATTCCAAAGCGGCCTGTACGACCGTCACATCGAACGGGTCCGCACCGTCTACAGGGAGAGGCGAGACCAGCTCATCGCGGCACTGCTCCGCGAGGGGCGGGGCGCTATCGTGCCGAACCGGCCCACCGGGGGTTCGTTCCTCTGGTGCCATCTCAACGATGGCCTCGGCTCGCGGGACCTGCTGACGCAGGCTGCTGTCCAGGGCGTCACTTTCGTACCGGGAGACGTGTTCTCAGTCGAGGGGGAGGAGCAGTCTTCTCTGCGCCTAGGCTTCAGCCTGCTCAATCGTCAAGGGATAGAGGAAGGCGCCCGGCGGCTCTCCTCAGCGATAAACGCCCTCCGTCAACGCCGCAAGGAGGAGACCCAGGCGATCGCCCAGCCGCTGGTCTAG
- a CDS encoding enoyl-CoA hydratase/isomerase family protein encodes MEYKALRVVVERPLARIVLAGGEGNRVGPRALRELAEACSALRDESEVRVVVLSAQGADFCLSWDIEAFGEGFELPPDPFGCLAALPQPVICAVQGVASSAGFELALCADVRLCSDDARFALPEVGQGMLPRGGGGQRLSRLAGRGVALAVLLAGEELDAAAALRAGVVSAVVPRAELADRTEAIARTIASRGPIATRYAKEAVHRGADMTLEQALRYETDLTIILQTTEDRAEGVRAFIEKREQPDFKGR; translated from the coding sequence ATGGAGTACAAGGCCCTTCGCGTAGTCGTCGAACGGCCTCTGGCGCGCATCGTGCTCGCCGGAGGTGAGGGAAACCGTGTCGGCCCGCGCGCCTTGCGCGAGTTGGCCGAGGCCTGCTCGGCCCTGCGCGACGAGAGCGAGGTGCGCGTCGTCGTCCTATCGGCCCAAGGTGCCGACTTCTGCCTGAGCTGGGACATCGAGGCCTTCGGGGAGGGCTTCGAATTACCTCCTGACCCCTTTGGCTGTCTGGCGGCGCTGCCTCAACCCGTGATCTGCGCGGTACAGGGCGTCGCTTCGAGCGCCGGCTTCGAGTTGGCGTTGTGCGCCGACGTCCGGCTCTGTTCGGACGACGCGCGCTTCGCTCTGCCGGAGGTCGGGCAGGGCATGCTGCCTCGCGGTGGAGGCGGCCAGAGGCTGTCCCGGCTCGCGGGGCGCGGCGTGGCGCTCGCTGTCCTCCTGGCCGGTGAGGAGCTGGACGCCGCGGCGGCCCTTCGAGCGGGCGTCGTCAGCGCCGTCGTCCCGCGCGCAGAGCTGGCGGACCGCACAGAGGCCATCGCGAGGACGATTGCCTCGCGGGGGCCTATCGCGACGCGCTACGCGAAGGAGGCCGTGCACCGCGGCGCGGACATGACGCTAGAGCAGGCGCTGCGCTATGAGACGGACCTGACCATAATCCTTCAGACGACCGAGGACCGCGCCGAGGGTGTGCGGGCCTTCATCGAAAAGCGGGAGCAACCGGACTTCAAGGGAAGATAG
- a CDS encoding D-2-hydroxyacid dehydrogenase — protein MKVLIQLRALTLPEVTEEELAQIREAAGAGAQVVVASNDEESAEHLPDAEVILGLVDPRTFAQAKQLRWVHAVVSGIDVMLFPELVESDVVVTGEKALVGEHLADHAFALLLALTRQIKRAVLEAPDSWPSRLAMRRQMIELSGLTMGIVGLGGTGRAVARRARAFGMDVLAADAEVLDRPQEVRELWRMDRFHDLLRASDVVTICCPLTDATRGLFDDSAFAAMRRGSYLVNVTRGPIVVAEALVRALREGRLAGAGLDVTPLEPLPPDHPLWSMPNVVITPHTAGASQMRGHRNVQRFIENLRRFRAGEPLEGLVDKRKGY, from the coding sequence GTGAAGGTCCTCATCCAGCTCCGCGCGCTTACGCTGCCAGAGGTCACTGAGGAAGAGCTCGCGCAGATCAGGGAAGCGGCGGGCGCCGGCGCGCAGGTGGTGGTCGCGTCCAACGATGAGGAGTCCGCCGAGCACCTCCCAGACGCCGAGGTAATCCTCGGACTGGTGGACCCGCGGACCTTCGCCCAGGCGAAGCAGCTGCGCTGGGTGCACGCCGTGGTCTCCGGCATAGATGTGATGCTGTTTCCGGAGCTGGTGGAGAGCGACGTGGTCGTGACCGGCGAGAAGGCGCTCGTCGGCGAGCATCTCGCGGACCACGCCTTTGCCCTTCTCCTGGCGCTGACGCGCCAGATCAAGCGCGCCGTGCTAGAGGCTCCGGATTCGTGGCCCAGCCGGCTCGCCATGCGGCGCCAGATGATCGAGCTCAGCGGCCTGACGATGGGCATCGTTGGCCTCGGGGGCACGGGCAGGGCGGTCGCGCGGAGGGCCCGCGCGTTCGGCATGGACGTACTGGCCGCAGACGCCGAGGTCCTGGACCGGCCGCAGGAGGTGAGGGAGCTGTGGCGGATGGACCGCTTTCACGACCTGCTCCGCGCCTCCGATGTCGTCACCATATGCTGCCCTCTCACCGATGCCACCCGCGGCCTCTTCGATGACTCGGCCTTCGCGGCCATGAGGCGCGGCTCCTACCTGGTGAACGTGACGCGGGGGCCTATCGTCGTCGCCGAGGCGCTGGTCCGGGCCTTGCGGGAAGGAAGGCTTGCCGGCGCAGGCCTGGACGTGACGCCCCTGGAGCCCCTGCCGCCGGACCACCCGTTGTGGTCGATGCCCAACGTGGTCATCACGCCTCACACCGCGGGAGCATCGCAGATGCGGGGACACCGCAACGTCCAGCGGTTCATCGAAAACCTGCGGCGTTTCCGGGCCGGGGAGCCGCTGGAAGGCCTGGTCGACAAGCGAAAGGGCTACTGA
- a CDS encoding exo-alpha-sialidase, which translates to MAQVKVLVGTRKGAWIYTSDEKRERWEISDPIFPGWTVYHMDIDQRRNPPRMYAAANHWAWGRSVARSDDMGKTWEQRSPSLAFPKDMGISVGNVWLVKPGHRSQPGVVFAGTQPGGLFRSDDWGESWESVDSLNRHKYRQFWNPTGGGDSCIHSIEVDPRDPNRMYAAVSSGGTYVTEDGGKSWDLCSHGIVVTTPAAKEFLAQIAEAFPQPKVPEDVDPAALDEFHKFVIDPKNPDRLWGQSHVGVFKSEHRGKDWQDVTSGLPSFHGFPIAVTKRDPDAVFVVPIEYGADNFRVVRSQFAVWRTMDQGKTWQQLTRGLPGPNNFQSAYRESMDTDGLDSEGVYVGTTNGHVYASRDLGENWTQLPGTLPPILGVTVAVLP; encoded by the coding sequence ATGGCCCAGGTAAAGGTCCTCGTCGGCACACGCAAGGGCGCCTGGATTTACACCTCGGACGAAAAGCGGGAGCGCTGGGAGATCTCGGACCCCATATTCCCCGGTTGGACCGTCTACCACATGGACATAGACCAGCGGCGTAACCCGCCCCGGATGTATGCCGCTGCCAACCACTGGGCCTGGGGCCGCTCGGTTGCCCGCAGCGACGACATGGGCAAGACGTGGGAGCAGCGCAGTCCCTCCCTCGCCTTTCCCAAGGACATGGGCATCAGCGTCGGCAACGTCTGGCTCGTGAAACCAGGCCATCGGAGCCAGCCCGGCGTCGTGTTCGCCGGCACGCAGCCCGGGGGCCTCTTCCGTAGCGACGACTGGGGCGAGTCCTGGGAATCGGTGGACAGCCTCAACCGCCACAAGTATCGCCAGTTCTGGAACCCGACCGGCGGCGGCGATTCATGCATCCACTCCATCGAGGTTGACCCGCGCGACCCCAACCGCATGTACGCGGCCGTCAGCTCCGGCGGCACCTACGTCACCGAGGACGGCGGCAAGAGCTGGGACCTGTGCTCGCACGGCATCGTCGTCACGACACCGGCCGCAAAGGAGTTCCTTGCCCAGATCGCCGAGGCCTTCCCGCAGCCGAAGGTACCGGAAGACGTTGACCCGGCGGCACTGGACGAGTTCCACAAGTTCGTGATCGACCCCAAGAACCCGGACCGTCTCTGGGGCCAATCGCACGTGGGCGTCTTCAAATCGGAACACAGAGGCAAGGACTGGCAGGACGTGACCTCGGGTCTCCCCTCGTTCCACGGCTTCCCAATCGCTGTCACCAAGCGGGACCCGGACGCCGTCTTCGTCGTGCCCATCGAGTACGGCGCCGACAACTTCCGCGTCGTCCGCAGCCAGTTCGCGGTCTGGCGGACGATGGACCAGGGCAAGACCTGGCAGCAGCTCACGCGCGGACTGCCCGGACCGAACAACTTCCAGAGCGCCTATCGCGAGTCGATGGACACCGACGGCCTCGACTCCGAGGGCGTATACGTGGGCACGACGAACGGCCACGTCTACGCCAGCCGCGACCTGGGCGAGAACTGGACCCAACTGCCCGGCACTCTGCCCCCTATCCTCGGCGTGACGGTCGCGGTGCTGCCCTAG
- a CDS encoding NADH-quinone oxidoreductase subunit C produces the protein MAEETTPTVQQIPDIPVLRLLREALPDLEFQFIETPLDPTIVVKREDLLRTLETLKNDDRLAFDYLRCLSGVDEIEELVVVYHLRSFRHGHTLAVKTGAPVDDPRIPSVTYLWEAANWHEREAAEMFGIVFDGHPDPRPLLTEEGLGYYPLRKSHPLAEVEEWQERLLEVEERVQAAMAAAAGAPAPVDEKAQKVALAQKKAEVIKKAREEARAKGLSGEEERQYVQEALRRLEQEGG, from the coding sequence ATGGCCGAGGAGACCACTCCCACCGTCCAACAGATACCGGACATCCCCGTCCTGAGGCTGCTGCGGGAGGCCCTCCCGGACCTGGAGTTCCAGTTCATCGAAACGCCCCTGGACCCCACCATCGTCGTCAAGCGGGAAGACCTCCTGCGCACCCTGGAGACCCTGAAGAACGACGACCGCCTCGCCTTCGACTACCTGCGCTGCCTCTCCGGCGTGGACGAGATCGAGGAGCTGGTGGTGGTCTACCACCTGCGCTCCTTCCGCCACGGCCATACCCTGGCCGTCAAGACCGGAGCGCCCGTGGACGACCCTCGCATCCCCAGCGTCACCTACCTCTGGGAGGCGGCCAACTGGCACGAGCGCGAGGCGGCCGAGATGTTCGGCATCGTCTTCGACGGCCATCCCGACCCGCGGCCGCTCCTCACCGAGGAGGGGCTGGGCTACTATCCCCTCCGCAAGAGCCATCCCCTGGCCGAGGTAGAGGAATGGCAAGAGCGGCTCCTGGAGGTGGAGGAGCGGGTGCAGGCGGCCATGGCGGCGGCCGCCGGCGCCCCCGCCCCGGTGGACGAGAAGGCCCAGAAGGTGGCCCTGGCCCAGAAGAAGGCCGAGGTCATCAAGAAAGCCCGCGAGGAGGCCCGCGCCAAGGGCCTCTCCGGCGAGGAAGAGCGCCAATACGTCCAGGAGGCCCTGCGCCGCCTGGAGCAAGAGGGCGG
- a CDS encoding aminopeptidase P family protein, which produces MKDRLTRLREKLEEKGLAGIFISAPAEDTSKTVGANRRYLSGFTGSMGHLLITMDAAFIAVDFRYFEQAELESPQFEMFKANGPMHTWLADFIRGAGLGGKKLAFEAHGISYATYDALRKAVASLPEGERPKLAATENLVESLRVIKEPAEIEALQAAVTLGDQAFQYVVERIEPGWTERQVAWEIEKYVREHGGEGMSFETIVGAGPHGSLPHAQPRDHVIQEGEGIVIDMGVKLNGYVSDLTRTIVLGKPDDKFRKVYDIVLGAQLTAEELVRAGMTGGEAHMLAHKVIEEAGYGENFGHGLGHGVGLQVHEPPRLGQTSTDVLQDGMVFTIEPGIYLPGWGGVRIEDQGYLKDGRYVPMSHAPKLKFAG; this is translated from the coding sequence GTGAAGGACCGGCTGACGAGGCTGAGGGAGAAGCTCGAGGAAAAGGGACTGGCCGGGATTTTCATAAGCGCACCCGCGGAAGACACCTCAAAGACGGTAGGCGCGAACCGGCGCTATCTCAGCGGCTTCACCGGCTCGATGGGCCATCTGCTGATCACGATGGACGCCGCGTTCATCGCCGTTGACTTCCGTTACTTCGAGCAGGCGGAGCTAGAGTCGCCGCAGTTCGAAATGTTCAAGGCCAACGGACCGATGCACACGTGGCTTGCCGACTTCATTCGCGGCGCTGGACTCGGGGGCAAGAAGCTGGCCTTCGAAGCGCACGGCATCAGCTACGCAACCTACGACGCCCTGCGTAAGGCCGTTGCCTCCCTGCCCGAGGGCGAGAGGCCGAAGCTCGCGGCGACCGAGAACCTCGTGGAGTCCCTGCGCGTCATCAAGGAGCCTGCGGAGATCGAAGCCCTCCAGGCAGCCGTCACTCTCGGAGACCAGGCCTTCCAATACGTCGTCGAGCGTATAGAACCCGGGTGGACGGAGCGTCAGGTTGCCTGGGAGATAGAGAAGTACGTCCGCGAGCACGGCGGCGAAGGGATGTCCTTCGAGACCATCGTCGGGGCGGGCCCGCACGGCTCGCTGCCGCACGCGCAACCGCGTGACCACGTGATCCAGGAAGGCGAAGGCATAGTCATCGATATGGGCGTGAAGCTCAACGGCTATGTCTCTGACCTGACCCGCACCATCGTCCTCGGCAAGCCTGACGACAAATTCCGCAAGGTCTACGACATCGTGCTCGGCGCCCAGTTGACCGCCGAGGAACTGGTACGGGCAGGCATGACGGGCGGTGAGGCGCACATGCTCGCCCACAAGGTCATCGAGGAGGCTGGCTACGGCGAGAACTTCGGTCATGGCCTCGGGCACGGCGTGGGGCTGCAGGTGCACGAGCCGCCCAGGCTAGGCCAGACCTCCACCGATGTCCTGCAGGACGGCATGGTGTTCACCATCGAGCCTGGCATCTACCTTCCGGGCTGGGGCGGCGTGCGGATCGAAGACCAGGGCTATCTGAAGGACGGCCGCTATGTGCCGATGTCCCATGCCCCGAAGCTGAAGTTCGCCGGCTGA
- a CDS encoding NADH-quinone oxidoreductase subunit B family protein has product MPGRVPEIMVYARDELGPRANSLGVAIENARLTPVELEQPKALYRSLLPGILQVPADYIIAAARKSSLWPMTFGLACCAIEMIATYMSHHDLDRFGIVPWPSPRQCDVMIVAGTVTKKMAPAVKLLYEQMPNPKWVISMGACATNGGPYTRYDRVLQGVDKIIPVDVYVPGCPPRPEALMDAFIALQKKIMEERHKIGR; this is encoded by the coding sequence GTGCCTGGCCGCGTCCCGGAGATCATGGTCTATGCTCGCGACGAGCTCGGGCCGCGGGCGAACTCCCTGGGAGTGGCCATCGAGAACGCGCGGCTGACGCCGGTGGAGCTGGAGCAGCCGAAGGCGCTGTACCGCTCGCTGCTGCCGGGCATCCTGCAGGTGCCAGCGGACTACATCATCGCCGCGGCGCGCAAGTCATCACTGTGGCCAATGACGTTTGGGCTGGCCTGCTGCGCCATCGAGATGATTGCGACATACATGTCACACCACGACCTCGACCGCTTCGGCATAGTGCCCTGGCCCTCGCCGCGACAGTGTGACGTGATGATCGTCGCCGGGACCGTCACGAAGAAGATGGCGCCGGCCGTAAAGCTCCTGTACGAACAGATGCCGAACCCGAAGTGGGTGATTTCCATGGGCGCCTGCGCTACCAACGGCGGCCCCTACACCCGCTACGACCGCGTCCTCCAGGGGGTGGACAAGATCATCCCCGTGGACGTCTACGTACCCGGCTGCCCGCCCCGGCCGGAGGCCCTCATGGACGCCTTCATCGCCCTCCAGAAGAAGATCATGGAGGAGCGTCACAAGATAGGACGCTAG
- a CDS encoding DUF2269 family protein — MYEELKVLHVLAVVLLGGTITVDTLAGVLMPRARSMAELRAFTRMSKTNQYLGWASILLVPLFGYGAAADADLELGSGWLLWGQVLFWVAVVISQAVLTPGALRLARKAESLPDGPVPDEVMRELRNPVFPALGGLLTIFFVVIVYLMVAKPDL; from the coding sequence GTGTACGAGGAACTAAAGGTCTTGCACGTGTTGGCCGTCGTATTACTCGGCGGCACGATCACCGTGGACACGCTTGCTGGCGTGCTCATGCCCCGGGCGCGGTCGATGGCGGAGCTGCGCGCATTCACGCGCATGTCAAAGACCAACCAGTACCTGGGCTGGGCGAGCATCCTGCTCGTCCCGTTGTTCGGCTACGGCGCGGCAGCGGACGCAGACCTCGAGCTGGGCAGCGGCTGGCTGCTCTGGGGCCAGGTCCTGTTCTGGGTCGCCGTGGTCATATCGCAGGCGGTACTGACCCCGGGAGCGCTGCGGCTCGCGAGGAAGGCCGAGTCTCTCCCGGACGGGCCGGTACCGGACGAGGTCATGAGGGAATTACGGAACCCCGTCTTTCCGGCGCTCGGCGGCCTTCTGACGATCTTCTTCGTGGTGATCGTTTACCTGATGGTGGCAAAGCCGGACCTCTAG